The Canis lupus dingo isolate Sandy chromosome 11, ASM325472v2, whole genome shotgun sequence genome includes a region encoding these proteins:
- the ZDHHC21 gene encoding palmitoyltransferase ZDHHC21 isoform X1 — protein sequence MGLRIHFVVDPHGWCCMGLIVFVWLYNIVLIPKIVLFPHYEEGHIPGILIIIFYGIAIFCLVALVRASFTDPGRLPENPKIPHGEREFWELCNKCNLMRPKRSHHCSRCGHCVRRMDHHCPWINNCVGEDNHWLFLQLCFYTELLTSYALMFSFCHYYYFLPVKKRNLDLFVVRHELAIMRLAAFMGITMLVGITGLFYTQLIGIITFLMMNGWKWTFGMLLLRVQVTYKGHWVYSWGQQVPSYPAAPEASEKEVWQQSLQKSFKNLHYKILVFTFELAIKLFFEFVAF from the exons ATGGGTCTCCGGATTCACTTTGTTGTTGATCCACATGGTTGGTGCTGCATGGGTTTGATTGTCTTTGTCTGGTTATACAATATTGTTTTAATTCCCAAAATTGTCCTCTTTCCTCACTATGAAGAAGGACATATTCCAGGCATATTAATAATAA tattcTATGGCATTGCCATATTTTGTCTGGTTGCATTAGTGAGGGCCTCATTTACTGATCCAGGAAGACTCCCTGAGAACCCTAAGATTCCACATGGAG AAAGGGAGTTCTGGGAATTATGTAACAAATGTAATTTGATGAGACCAAAGCGTTCCCATCACTGTAGCCGCTGTGGCCACTGTGTTAGGAGAATGGATCATCACTGTCCATG gATTAACAATTGTGTCGGTGAAGATAATCATTGGCTTTTTCTGCAGTTGTGTTTCTACACGGAACTTCTTACTTCTTATGCACTGATGTTTTCTTTCTGCCACTATTATTACTTTCTTCCAGTAAAAAAGCGTAACTtg GACCTCTTTGTTGTTAGGCATGAATTGGCCATAATGAGACTAGCTGCCTTTATGGGCATCACTATGTTAGTTGGAATAACTGGACTTTTTTATACTCAGCTTATTGGCATCATCACA tttctaatgATGAATGGCTGGAAATGGACATTTGGGATGTTGCTGCTAAGAGTGCAAGTTACTTATAAGGGTCATTGGGTTTATAGCTGGGGGCAACAGGTTCCTTCTTACCCAGCAGCCCCAGAAGCTTCAGAGAAGGAAGTTTGGCAGCAAAGTCTTCAAAAATCTTTCAAGAATCTCCACTATAAAATTTTAGTGTTCACTTTTGAATTGGCcataaagttattttttgaatttgttgctttttaa
- the ZDHHC21 gene encoding palmitoyltransferase ZDHHC21 isoform X3 yields the protein MGLRIHFVVDPHVFYGIAIFCLVALVRASFTDPGRLPENPKIPHGEREFWELCNKCNLMRPKRSHHCSRCGHCVRRMDHHCPWINNCVGEDNHWLFLQLCFYTELLTSYALMFSFCHYYYFLPVKKRNLDLFVVRHELAIMRLAAFMGITMLVGITGLFYTQLIGIITFLMMNGWKWTFGMLLLRVQVTYKGHWVYSWGQQVPSYPAAPEASEKEVWQQSLQKSFKNLHYKILVFTFELAIKLFFEFVAF from the exons ATGGGTCTCCGGATTCACTTTGTTGTTGATCCACATG tattcTATGGCATTGCCATATTTTGTCTGGTTGCATTAGTGAGGGCCTCATTTACTGATCCAGGAAGACTCCCTGAGAACCCTAAGATTCCACATGGAG AAAGGGAGTTCTGGGAATTATGTAACAAATGTAATTTGATGAGACCAAAGCGTTCCCATCACTGTAGCCGCTGTGGCCACTGTGTTAGGAGAATGGATCATCACTGTCCATG gATTAACAATTGTGTCGGTGAAGATAATCATTGGCTTTTTCTGCAGTTGTGTTTCTACACGGAACTTCTTACTTCTTATGCACTGATGTTTTCTTTCTGCCACTATTATTACTTTCTTCCAGTAAAAAAGCGTAACTtg GACCTCTTTGTTGTTAGGCATGAATTGGCCATAATGAGACTAGCTGCCTTTATGGGCATCACTATGTTAGTTGGAATAACTGGACTTTTTTATACTCAGCTTATTGGCATCATCACA tttctaatgATGAATGGCTGGAAATGGACATTTGGGATGTTGCTGCTAAGAGTGCAAGTTACTTATAAGGGTCATTGGGTTTATAGCTGGGGGCAACAGGTTCCTTCTTACCCAGCAGCCCCAGAAGCTTCAGAGAAGGAAGTTTGGCAGCAAAGTCTTCAAAAATCTTTCAAGAATCTCCACTATAAAATTTTAGTGTTCACTTTTGAATTGGCcataaagttattttttgaatttgttgctttttaa